A part of Leptospira congkakensis genomic DNA contains:
- a CDS encoding M23 family metallopeptidase produces MAETYVTTAYERLQIAHLRWRKRLQKWISRSREKVSFVLIPNDEKAFVQIEISVGMLGFLFGLSLSLVLLSFGLLLYFSFFFDRNLSLEKKTETQLVSFLFYDLLSQDLKESVEELESTTESLNLLAWEEIPEKEMITQDYLLKEEFRKDASELDSNLLLFQQVVTTYTQFGVKLGNLVPNFQNAIDYLSMRESIFYSMPRGRPLKPGVGVVTSTFGYRSDPFGILPVGESHSGIDFAAGEGTPIYATGPGIIAVDTAVGGLGKSVRINHENGFFTLYGHCSLILVNPGDRVKRGDKIALVGQTGKATGAHVHYEVRIGLDSPLDPEEYINLD; encoded by the coding sequence TTGGCAGAAACTTACGTCACAACCGCCTATGAAAGGCTCCAAATTGCACACTTACGTTGGCGAAAACGCCTACAAAAGTGGATTTCCCGAAGTCGGGAAAAAGTAAGCTTTGTCCTCATCCCAAACGATGAAAAAGCCTTCGTACAAATTGAAATTTCCGTCGGAATGCTTGGATTTTTATTCGGCCTTTCCCTCTCCCTAGTCCTCCTTTCCTTTGGCCTACTCTTATATTTTTCCTTTTTCTTTGACCGCAATCTCTCATTAGAGAAAAAAACGGAAACCCAACTCGTATCCTTTTTGTTCTATGACCTGCTCTCACAAGACCTAAAAGAATCTGTGGAAGAATTGGAATCCACAACCGAATCACTAAACCTACTTGCTTGGGAAGAAATTCCAGAAAAGGAAATGATCACCCAAGATTATCTACTCAAAGAAGAATTTAGAAAAGATGCAAGCGAACTCGACTCCAATCTTTTGTTGTTCCAACAAGTAGTTACCACCTACACTCAGTTTGGTGTTAAGTTAGGCAATCTGGTTCCCAATTTCCAAAATGCAATTGACTATCTTTCCATGAGAGAAAGTATTTTTTACTCTATGCCTAGGGGCCGACCGCTAAAGCCGGGTGTCGGTGTTGTGACTTCCACCTTCGGGTATAGAAGTGATCCCTTTGGAATTTTACCTGTGGGGGAATCTCATTCAGGGATTGACTTTGCTGCTGGGGAAGGAACTCCGATTTATGCCACAGGCCCTGGAATCATTGCCGTCGACACAGCAGTGGGTGGGCTTGGAAAATCAGTGCGAATCAATCATGAAAACGGCTTTTTTACTTTGTATGGACACTGCTCGCTCATTTTGGTAAATCCAGGAGACCGAGTCAAACGAGGGGATAAAATTGCCCTTGTGGGCCAAACAGGAAAGGCAACAGGAGCTCACGTCCACTATGAAGTACGAATTGGTCTCGATTCTCCACTAGATCCCGAAGAATACATCAACTTAGATTAA
- a CDS encoding DoxX family protein, producing the protein MFDYLFSTSGDIIPLILRITAFVVIFPHGAQKLLGWFGGYGFKGTYGFFTGQLKFPGILAVLIILGESFGSVLLLVGFLTKFAAASIAIIMIGAAVLAHRQNGFFINWNGNQKGEGYEFHILAAGLLIALVVGGAGVYSVDFNLIGKF; encoded by the coding sequence ATGTTCGATTATCTATTTTCTACTTCTGGGGATATTATCCCTCTCATCCTACGCATCACAGCTTTTGTTGTGATCTTCCCACACGGTGCCCAAAAACTACTCGGTTGGTTTGGTGGATACGGATTCAAAGGAACTTACGGATTTTTTACAGGGCAACTGAAGTTCCCTGGAATCTTGGCAGTTCTCATCATCTTAGGTGAATCTTTTGGATCTGTTTTACTTCTCGTTGGTTTTTTAACTAAATTTGCTGCGGCTTCCATTGCCATCATTATGATCGGTGCAGCAGTGCTTGCTCATAGACAAAACGGATTTTTTATCAACTGGAATGGAAACCAAAAAGGAGAAGGATATGAGTTTCATATTCTCGCAGCAGGACTTCTTATCGCTCTCGTAGTGGGTGGTGCTGGTGTGTATTCGGTTGATTTTAATTTAATCGGAAAATTCTAA
- a CDS encoding APC family permease — MGLTEKKSNLSLFSLVCMAIGLTIGGGIFVLTGVLARDHAAHLPYFYLLASLPMFFIIFPVAVLGRYFPTNGGIYFYPSRMLSPRFAFLITWIFLSTASFGQIPLFTLACSDILLQIFPVGSKDLWAFGVLTIFFLLNVSGIKPVLFVQNALVSILVFLLGYSIFRIVDFHHLTYVKTDSLPEILPGLEMISLLCFTYFGSNAIIELGKETGKPKHLLKAFLWAFPIVVLIYFSFSFAISSISHGDLTLPPSDYLFNLIRSRLTPVEFKLFLLGGPLLAVVTSLNGIFLIQTKSLIGLVQDGWFPHLKKESQTISYTKIFTILYILSALGLFLRWNLETLATYSTVGWFFVILAQLISIFPAKQILKENGYFPKLFFKNSFIQITIIGITLATILTSILLYRLHQDGKLLGLVFVTGFGIIYLYLISKYKGYNPTKETELKREILTLYLESEDTND, encoded by the coding sequence ATGGGTCTGACCGAGAAAAAATCGAACTTATCACTATTTTCCCTCGTTTGTATGGCCATTGGCCTCACTATCGGTGGAGGGATTTTTGTCCTAACAGGTGTTCTTGCGAGAGATCATGCTGCCCATTTGCCTTATTTTTACCTTTTGGCATCCCTTCCGATGTTCTTCATTATCTTTCCTGTGGCTGTTCTCGGACGGTATTTTCCGACAAACGGGGGTATCTATTTTTATCCGAGTCGTATGCTCTCTCCCCGTTTTGCGTTTCTGATCACTTGGATTTTTCTAAGCACTGCCAGTTTTGGACAAATTCCATTGTTCACTCTGGCTTGTTCTGATATCCTATTGCAAATATTTCCAGTCGGTTCCAAAGATCTTTGGGCTTTTGGTGTATTAACTATTTTTTTCCTTTTGAATGTATCGGGGATAAAACCAGTTCTTTTCGTACAGAATGCACTTGTATCAATTTTGGTTTTTCTACTTGGATATTCTATTTTTCGAATCGTGGATTTTCATCACTTAACTTACGTTAAAACGGATTCTCTTCCGGAAATTTTGCCTGGGTTAGAGATGATCTCTCTATTATGTTTTACCTATTTTGGATCCAATGCCATTATCGAACTTGGTAAAGAAACAGGAAAACCGAAACATTTGCTGAAAGCATTTTTATGGGCCTTCCCCATTGTTGTTCTTATTTATTTTAGTTTTAGTTTTGCCATTTCTTCTATTAGTCACGGGGACTTAACTCTTCCACCATCCGATTATCTTTTTAATTTGATTAGGAGTCGATTGACACCTGTTGAATTCAAATTGTTTCTTCTCGGTGGCCCCTTACTTGCCGTAGTCACTTCGTTAAATGGTATTTTCCTCATCCAAACAAAATCTTTGATTGGGCTTGTCCAAGATGGTTGGTTCCCACATTTAAAAAAAGAATCCCAAACCATTTCTTATACAAAAATTTTTACGATTCTTTACATCCTATCTGCATTAGGATTATTCCTGCGATGGAATTTGGAAACCTTGGCCACCTACTCTACTGTTGGTTGGTTTTTTGTCATCTTAGCACAACTGATCTCCATATTTCCCGCAAAACAGATCTTAAAAGAAAACGGATATTTCCCAAAACTATTTTTCAAAAACTCCTTCATACAAATCACGATTATTGGGATTACCTTAGCCACAATTTTAACAAGTATTCTTTTGTATCGATTGCACCAAGATGGGAAGCTACTCGGGCTTGTATTTGTCACAGGTTTCGGTATCATTTACTTGTATCTTATTTCTAAGTACAAGGGTTACAATCCTACAAAAGAAACAGAACTAAAAAGGGAAATACTAACATTATATTTAGAATCGGAGGATACAAATGACTAG
- a CDS encoding carboxymuconolactone decarboxylase family protein, translating to MTRVSLTEYESSPEEIKKEYDYQIKKNGRITNMKRTLLHSLPSYKAYMEWYVLKEELVPFLEERPFTIFAHALSAETDCLICSTFFRKIIFDWGENPDTIEFNELENLLVDFAREIVKNSNQVSDSVFNRLKLKFDEKQIVLLTAFAGIMIATNIFNNVLKIPLDEILKPFTKKGVHHHG from the coding sequence ATGACTAGAGTCAGTCTCACAGAATACGAGTCGTCACCTGAGGAAATCAAAAAGGAATACGACTACCAGATAAAAAAGAATGGAAGGATCACCAATATGAAAAGAACCCTCCTCCATTCCTTACCATCTTACAAAGCCTATATGGAATGGTATGTTTTAAAGGAGGAACTAGTTCCTTTTTTAGAAGAGAGACCCTTTACCATTTTTGCTCACGCACTCTCTGCGGAAACAGATTGCCTCATCTGTTCGACTTTTTTTAGAAAGATCATCTTTGATTGGGGAGAAAATCCTGACACCATCGAATTCAATGAATTAGAAAACTTACTCGTAGATTTTGCTAGAGAAATTGTCAAAAACTCAAATCAAGTTTCGGATTCTGTTTTTAACAGATTAAAACTAAAGTTTGATGAGAAACAAATTGTTCTCCTGACTGCCTTTGCGGGGATTATGATTGCCACAAATATTTTTAATAACGTATTAAAGATCCCATTAGACGAGATATTAAAACCATTCACAAAAAAAGGAGTTCATCACCATGGCTAA